The DNA window CGCAGCAGGTCATATTCAGATATTTTGAATCCAACTTATAAAACCAGGTAACCGTATGAAACCCGGAGACATTAAAATCATCGACCGTGTTTCCGCCGTCGAAGCGATCAAACGGCTGAACGAGGAAGATTTGCGTTTTCTCAATCGCATGATCGTCGAACGGCTTAAACTCATTTCCCAGGCCCGTGCTACCACGTTGATGGTCAGTTTTACCAAGGGCGACCGGGTTGGTTTTCAGACCCCGGACGGCCGCAAAGTGGAAGGTACAGTACTGCGCCTAAACAAGAAGACTGTCAGCGTTGTTACCGGCGATGGCCATCAGTGGAATGTGGCTCCCGGCTTGCTGTATTTAATCCAGGAAGCACAAATATTCAATGATCATGATTCGTCAATCTGAAAAATTTTTGGAACGATCAAGGGATTTGGCGGAAAGTGATGCTTTTGCATTGGGAAAATGGTTGATATAGAGACGGCGAGAGCAGCCTCAACGATTTTCTGATCAATGAAAGAGTAACAACATGACTCAAGTGAACACATGAATGTTCTGATTGATACAAATATTTTGATTCCTATGGAAGATACTGCACGCAAGCTAGATCCTTCTCTGGTGAAATGCATAGACTGTCGGAACAGAGTGGTCATGTCTTATTTATTCATCCAGTACAGGCAGAAGATATCCGCCGGGGAACCGGAATGAAAATAGGCGAGATATTATTCTCTCTCATTCTAATCTACGTGTAGCACGACACACGATCAGTAGAGTCAATAGCGATAGTGTATTGCGTTCTGCGAGAGGGTTGACGGCAACCGATGAGCGAGCGGATGCGACCCCTTTCGTCGAGTATATGCTTGGCAAGTTACTTGCTGCCCTACGTGAGGCGGTCGATAACCATCAAACGACCGATCAAGTAACCGATCAAGTAGCAAAACTTATCCAGGCAATGGGTGGCGGCGAACTTGGCAGTAATGATTTGATGCAGGCTTTGGGACTGATGCATCGCCCGACTTTCCGGGGGAATTATCTGAATCCGGCATTGGTAGGTGGCTGGATTGAGCGCACGCAATCCGATTCGCCACGCAGTCCCACACAACGCTATCGATTAACCCCGAAGGGGCGGCAATGGCTGCAACAGCAAACCGGGTGACGATAGGTCAAAAGCCAGAATCAGCTCAGGGTTGGCGATGCACGGCAACCTCCAATCCATCCCCACACTTCCAGCACAACTGAAAATTGACCGGATTTTCCTCGCCGCAGGATGGGCAGTGCACGTTGCCGGTGTTGACCGGGGTGTTCTCGTAGGTGTTGATGATGTGTTTGCCGCGATCAAAGTCTTCGTTGCGCGTGATCCAGATTTCCGGGCAGGCGTGGTGGACCGGTATTTCTCCAGCCATGCCTTGTGCGTACTGGTTGAAAATTTGCGCTGGAATATAGGCGTGTTCGAGCAGATCAAGTACTATCTGCGCTTCCATCAGATTGCTGGCGGAATAAATTTTTTTCATGCAATTAGGAATACAAAATAATCAACCGGTTTATGGAATCAAACAATGTGGTTTAGAAATCTGCAAATATATCGTATCACCAGCGGCAATATAACACCGGGCAGTCTTGAAGAAACGTTGTCGCAGCATGCGCTGCAACCGTGCACGCAAATGGAGATGCAAAGCCGCGGCTGGTTGACGCCGCGCGACGAGCAGCCGAATTTCGTGCATGCCTATGGCCAGCACTGGCTGATCGCTTTCGGCGTGGATAAGAAGCTGCTGCCGGCTTCGGTGGTCAATCAACACGCTAAAAACCGCATCACGCAAATCGAGCAGATGCAGGGCTACAAAGCGGGCAAGAAACAAATCCGCGATATCAAGGAGGCGACCATCGTCGAGCTACTGCCGCGTGCGTTTGCGCAACGGCATAAAACTTACGCCTGGATCGATACGCTCAACAACCGGCTGATTCTGGATACGTCCAGCGCTAATAAAGCCGAAGAATTCATCGAAGTGTTGCTGAAAACGCTGCAGGGAATCACGCTGGCGCCGCTGGATACCAAGATTTCACCGTCGTCGGCGATGACGCGCTGGCTGAGCGGTGACGATTTGCCGTCGATTTTTACCGTCGATCGCGATTGTGAGCTGCAAGGGATGAGCGATGAGAAGGAAACCATCAAATATACCCACCACATACTGGAAGCGGAAGAAACCGCACGCCATATCCGTGCCGGCAAAAAAGCGATCAAGCTCGCCATGACCTGGGATAGCAAGATCTCGTTTGTGTTGCAGGACAATCTGCAACTGCGGCGGATCGCGCCGCAGGATATCCTGAAAGAATCCACCGAAAGCGCGGAAGAATTATTTGTCAGCGATTTCACCATCATGACCGGTGAGCTGAGTCAGTTGATCACCGATCTGATCGAGGCTCTGGGCGGGGAAGACCGCGATTGACCGGCTGCTGATGCAAACCGGTCGTGATCGCTGCGATTTTTGCTATTTTTTGCCTTGATCGCTGATTCCCGACAGCACGCCGCTGGCGATTTTGCCGATGATGTCCGCCGTGGTATGCGCCAGCGTGGCGCCGCTTTCCAGTTGCGCGTGCCCGACCGATGCGACTTGCTGGGCGAATGTCGCCAGTGTTTCCTTGAGCTGAGAACCGACTGCTGTGCCATTGTTTTTGGCATGCTGGCCTAAGTCGTGCAAGACATCGGAAACCAGTCCCTGTGTTGCCGAGGCGGTTTGATGCAAGGTATCCAGGAACAGGTTCTCCAAGCCTTCGAGGTCGGAACGGGTGCGCGTCAATTCCTTATCGGAAAATTTCTTGGCCTGACTGGCTGCTTCTTCCACAGCCAGTTTGGATGCTTGCGCGAAGCCGGCCAGCGCCGTATCGAGTCCGGCAACGGCTTCGGTAATTTGCGACTTCGCTGTCTGGGTTTGGTTGGCGGCGTGCTGCAACTGCTGCGTCGCGCCGTCGTGTACACCTTGCAGCACAGCCGTGACGATGCGCTGCAGCGAATCCAGGTCGATGTTTTTTGCATTCATGGCTTTTAGCGTCAAACGATGCACCGTTTCCTTGACATGCGTGCCATTGGCGAGCGCTTCACGAACTTCAGCTTCTAATGATTTGAGATCATCGCCGGATTGATGACTGGACTGCCCGGTATTGTGATTTTCCATGATGATGCATCCTTTATAAGAAGGGTGAAAAGATAGAGTCCGTTTTCATTGTCCTCTGCTACTCGTGAGTAGGTCAAGACCATTCATGTAAGGCCGCAACACTTCCGGGATGGTGACGCTGCCGTCGGCATTTTGATAATTCTCCAGCACCGCAACCAGCGTGCGTCCCACGGCCAGGCCGGAGCCATTTAATGTGTGCAGCAGCGCGGGCTTGCCGTTTTCATTGCGGAAACGCGCTTGCATGCGCCGCGCTTGAAACGCTTCGCAGTTGCTGCATGAAGAAATTTCGCGATAGGTATTTTGCCCCGGCAACCATACTTCGATGTCGTAGGTTTTCGCCGCCGAGAAACCCATATCGCCGGTGCACAACGTCATGACACGATAAGGCAATGCGAGTTTCTGCAGGATTTTTTCCGCGTGTCCGACCAGTTGTTCCAGCGCGGCATACGATTGATCGGGGTGAACGATGTGCACCAGCTCGACTTTGTCGAACTGGTGCTGGCGGATCAGCCCGCGCGTGTCGCGGCCGTAACTGCCCGCTTCGGAGCGGAAGCACGGGGTGTGCGACACGAATTTCAGCGGCAACGCTTGCAGCGGCACGATTTCATCGCGCACCATATTAGTAATTGGGACTTCGGCGGTAGGGATGAGGTGATACTCCGGTGTATCGGCAGAATCTGCGCCGCCTGCGTGCACGGCGAACAGGTCTTGTTCGAACTTCGGCAACTGTCCGGTGCCGCGCAGGCTATCGCGGCTGACCAGATAAGGCACGTAGGTTTCGACATAACCGTGTTCCAGCGTATGTGTGTCCAACATGAATTGCGCCAAAGCCCGGTGCAGGCGGGCCAGTCCGCCTTTCATCAAGCTGAAGCGTGCGCCGCTCAGTTTTGCGGCAGTTTCAAAATCCAGCAATCCTAGCTCTTCGCCCACGCTGACATGATCCTTGACGGCGAAATCGAATGGCCGCGGCTCGCCCCAGCGGCGGATTTGCACGTTGCCGGTCTCGTCTTTGCCTTCCGGTACACTCTCATGCGGCAGGTTCGGTACTTCCAGCAAGATTTTCTGCAGCTGCTGCTGAATGTGCTCGAGGTGATCTTCCGCTTGCTTTAAGGCATCGCCCAGATTGGCGACTTCCGCCATGATGGCGGAAACATCCTCGCCTTTGCTTTTGGCCTGGCCGATTCGTTTCGATGCCGAATTACGCTGCGCTTGCAGTTCCTGAGTCTGGGTCTGAATTATTTTGCGTTCCGCTTCCAAGTCATTGAATGCTTCCACGGGAAAGGCGTAACCTCGTTTGTCAAGCTGCCGGGTGACAGTGTCCAGGTCGGTGCGTAATTGTTGAATTTCTAACATGCGAAAACTCCAAAATAATGATCGATGTAAACGAAGCGCTATGGAAGCTCTGAAAAAGGTAGCGAGCGACGGTCAGGCAAGGCGAAATCAGGCGAGAAAGCGCAGTTTACAAAGTGTAAATGAGCATTTTGAGTCTGATTTCAACACAGCATGACAGAGCGCAGTAGTTTTTCAGAGCTTCCTATATTTTATGCTTGGTTTTCTCATCCAAGTTGCGCAAATAAGCCAGTTTTTCCCGGATTTTCTGTTCCAGGCCGTAAGCGGTCGGTTGATAAAAACTGACTTCGGGCATGTCGGCCGGAAAATAATTTTCTCCTGCGGCATACGCTTCCGGGCAATCGTGCGCGTAGCGGTAAGCGTCGCCGTAGCCGATATCTTTCATCAGCTTCGTCGGCGCATTGCGCAGATGCAGCGGGACGCGTCGCGATTTATCGTGAGCGACGAACGAGCGCGCTTTGTTGTAAGCCAAGTAAGCGGCGTTGCTTTTCGGCGCGCAGGCGAGATACAGCACCGCTTGCGCCAACGCCAGTTCGCCTTCCGGGCTACCCAGCCGCTCAAAAGTTTCGCACGCATCCAATGTTAGGCGCAGCGCGCGCGGATCGGCCAGGCCGATATCTTCGGTGGCCATGCGCACTAGCCGCCGCCCGATATACAGCGCATCGGTGCCGCCATCGAGCATGCGGCACAGCCAGTAAAGCGCCGCATCCGGTGAGGATCCGCGCACCGATTTATGCAGCGCGGAAATCTGATCGTAAAACGCATCGCCGCCTTTATCGAAGTTGCGTGCATTACGCGACAAGGTATTTACGACAGTATCCTTGTCGATGGACGTGAGGCCTCCGGTTTCAGCCGCCGTATGGATTTGCTCCAGCAAGTTCAGTAAACGGCGGGCATCGCCGTCGGCGAATTCGATCAACAGTTGCCGCGCTTCAGCGGAGAATTGCAGATTACCCAGCGCCAATTTTTGCGCGCGCTCCAGTAATTGCGACAATTCCGCTTCCGACAGAGCGGTCAGCACGTAAACCTGAGCGCGCGACAATAGCGCGTTATTGACCTCGAACGATGGGTTTTCCGTGGTGGCGCCGACGAAGGTGATCAATCCTTGCTCGACATACGGTAAAAAGGCATCCTGCTGCGATTTGTTGAAGCGATGCACTTCGTCGACGAACAGAATGGTGTGCCGCCCGCTTTGTTGCAACATCAGTTCGGCTTGCTCGATGGCGGCGCGGATGTCCTTGATGCCGGATAATACGGCGGACAGCGCAATGAATTCGCTGTTGAACTCGGTCGACATGATGCGTGCCAACGTGGTTTTGCCGGTTCCCGGCGGGCCCCACAAAATCATTGAATGCGGTTTGCCCGATTCAAACG is part of the Gammaproteobacteria bacterium genome and encodes:
- a CDS encoding DUF2007 domain-containing protein, producing MKKIYSASNLMEAQIVLDLLEHAYIPAQIFNQYAQGMAGEIPVHHACPEIWITRNEDFDRGKHIINTYENTPVNTGNVHCPSCGEENPVNFQLCWKCGDGLEVAVHRQP
- the serS gene encoding serine--tRNA ligase is translated as MLEIQQLRTDLDTVTRQLDKRGYAFPVEAFNDLEAERKIIQTQTQELQAQRNSASKRIGQAKSKGEDVSAIMAEVANLGDALKQAEDHLEHIQQQLQKILLEVPNLPHESVPEGKDETGNVQIRRWGEPRPFDFAVKDHVSVGEELGLLDFETAAKLSGARFSLMKGGLARLHRALAQFMLDTHTLEHGYVETYVPYLVSRDSLRGTGQLPKFEQDLFAVHAGGADSADTPEYHLIPTAEVPITNMVRDEIVPLQALPLKFVSHTPCFRSEAGSYGRDTRGLIRQHQFDKVELVHIVHPDQSYAALEQLVGHAEKILQKLALPYRVMTLCTGDMGFSAAKTYDIEVWLPGQNTYREISSCSNCEAFQARRMQARFRNENGKPALLHTLNGSGLAVGRTLVAVLENYQNADGSVTIPEVLRPYMNGLDLLTSSRGQ
- a CDS encoding recombination-associated protein RdgC, whose translation is MWFRNLQIYRITSGNITPGSLEETLSQHALQPCTQMEMQSRGWLTPRDEQPNFVHAYGQHWLIAFGVDKKLLPASVVNQHAKNRITQIEQMQGYKAGKKQIRDIKEATIVELLPRAFAQRHKTYAWIDTLNNRLILDTSSANKAEEFIEVLLKTLQGITLAPLDTKISPSSAMTRWLSGDDLPSIFTVDRDCELQGMSDEKETIKYTHHILEAEETARHIRAGKKAIKLAMTWDSKISFVLQDNLQLRRIAPQDILKESTESAEELFVSDFTIMTGELSQLITDLIEALGGEDRD
- a CDS encoding replication-associated recombination protein A; protein product: MARSKSWHCAIISARLLSCLFPISTRIPRCPPICSNSPHLTRPTSSVSETDLFSPSQPKAPLAEQLRPKHLNDIIGQSHLLGAGKPLRLAFESGKPHSMILWGPPGTGKTTLARIMSTEFNSEFIALSAVLSGIKDIRAAIEQAELMLQQSGRHTILFVDEVHRFNKSQQDAFLPYVEQGLITFVGATTENPSFEVNNALLSRAQVYVLTALSEAELSQLLERAQKLALGNLQFSAEARQLLIEFADGDARRLLNLLEQIHTAAETGGLTSIDKDTVVNTLSRNARNFDKGGDAFYDQISALHKSVRGSSPDAALYWLCRMLDGGTDALYIGRRLVRMATEDIGLADPRALRLTLDACETFERLGSPEGELALAQAVLYLACAPKSNAAYLAYNKARSFVAHDKSRRVPLHLRNAPTKLMKDIGYGDAYRYAHDCPEAYAAGENYFPADMPEVSFYQPTAYGLEQKIREKLAYLRNLDEKTKHKI